A stretch of the Chanos chanos chromosome 1, fChaCha1.1, whole genome shotgun sequence genome encodes the following:
- the LOC115804963 gene encoding rano class II histocompatibility antigen, A beta chain-like, which produces MELIYSINYNKLELLRFNSGVDKVGGYTDFGIKYAEDLNNRTEWLHNQASKALADCRRYGNQFFPHLNVTVKSHVQLRSVKEAGARHPAMLMCSATDFYPKLIRVYRLKDGKPVTSDVTSSEETADGDLYFQIHSYLEYIPKSGERISCMVDYASFRKKNLCYCT; this is translated from the exons ATGGAGTTAATATACTCCATCAATTACAATAAGCTTGAATTGCTGCGATTCAATAGTGGTGTTGATAAAGTAGGAGGATACACCGACTTTGGAATAAAATATGCAGAAGATCTTAACAATAGAACAGAGTGGTTGCACAATCAAGCGTCTAAGGCTCTTGCGGATTGTAGACGATATGGTAATCAGTTCTTTCCTCATCTGAATGTAACGG taAAGTCACATGTTCAGCTCAGGTCAGTCAAGGAGGCCGGTGCCAGACATCCTGCCATGTTGATGTGCAGTGCCACTGATTTCTACCCCAAACTCATCAGAGTGTACCGGTTAAAGGATGGTAAACCAGTGACTTCTGATGTGACATCCTCTGAGGAGACGGCTGATGGTGACTTGTACTTCCAGATCCATTCCTACCTGGAGTACATCCCCAAATCAGGAGAGAGGATCTCTTGTATGGTGGACTATGCAAGCTTCAGAAAAAAGAATCTCTGTTATTGCACATGA
- the LOC115816637 gene encoding rano class II histocompatibility antigen, A beta chain-like, with product MTGFYPPAVKVTWTKNNVNVTEGMTLGRYSSNSDGSFSLFSVLGFTPEEGDIYTCTVEHKALLWPLTRELDGYYAHRRVRCATWDMEKAELIDSSYFNKMEYLRYNSTMNKFTGYMEYGLALAEELNRDPAYLRAMYAVMERYCRYYGLKYYPHVNKRVQPEVQLKLIKQASGRHPAMLMCSAYDFYPKAIRLTWLKDGKEVTSDVTSSEEMADGDWYYQSHSHLEYMPKSGEKISCMVEHASFSKSMIYDWNPGLSGLEKGKIAVGACVLMLGMTAAVAGLIYHRKKYKGQWE from the exons ATGACTGGATTCTACCCTCCTGCTGTTAAAGTAACATGGACAAAGAACAATGTGAATGTTACAGAGGGGATGACTCTGGGCAGGTATTCCAGTAACAGTGATGGAAGCttcagtctgttctctgttctgggGTTCACCCCAGAGGAAGGGGATATTTACACTTGTACAGTTGAGCACAAAGCTCTCCTCTGGCCCTTAACTAGAGAATTAG ATGGGTATTACGCACACCGAAGGGTGCGGTGCGCAACTTGGGATATGGAAAAGGCAGAGTTAATAGATTCCAGTTATTTTAACAAGATGGAATACTTAAGATACAACAGCACTATGAATAAGTTTACTGGATACATGGAATATGGGCTGGCATTGGCAGAAGAGCTGAACAGGGACCCTGCGTACCTGAGAGCCATGTATGCCGTCATGGAAAGATATTGCAGATACTATGGCCTGAAGTACTATCCACATGTAAATAAGAGAG TGCAGCCTGAAGTCCAGCTCAAGTTAATCAAGCAGGCCAGTGGCAGACATCCAGCCATGTTGATGTGCAGTGCCTATGACTTCTACCCCAAAGCCATCAGACTTACCTGGTTAAAGGACGGAAAAGAAGTGACCTCTGATGTGACCTCCTCTGAGGAGATGGCTGATGGTGACTGGTACTACCAGAGCCATTCTCACCTAGAGTACATGCCCAAATCAGGAGAGAAGATTTCTTGTATGGTGGAGCATGCCAGCTTCAGTAAATCCATGATATATGACTGGA ATCCTGGTCTCTCTGGACTGGAGAAGGGGAAGATTGCAGTAGGAGCCTGTGTGCTTATGTTGGGAATGACTGCAGCAGTAGCAGGGCTCATATACcatagaaaaaaatacaaaggtcAGTGGGAATAA
- the LOC115804985 gene encoding H-2 class II histocompatibility antigen, I-E alpha chain-like — protein MWGKAQKPNDLDQDVHVFDTEEICSDTADADELTVQYDEDEIGYIDFKSKESVLTLPAFADPIPFSYYFDALAEIADCHNRLQSAKDNYVNPPEQNDPPYTIIYSKDNLKAGKENTLICYMTGFYPPAVKVTWTKNNVNVTEGMTLGRYTINDDGTFAVFSSLRITPEEGAIYACTVEHQALLQPQTRELDVEITEQLVDSSSLFCGLGVILGLLGMAVGAFFFNK, from the exons ATGTGGGGCAAAGCTCAGAAGCCCAACGATCTAGATCAGG atgttcatgtttttgacaCAGAGGAAATTTGCAGTGACACAGCTGATGCTGATGAATTAACCGTTCAGTATGATGAGGATGAAATAGGTTATATTGATTTCAAGTCTAAGGAGTCAGTACTCACACTGCCAGCTTTTGCAGATCCCATTCCTTTTTCATATTACTTTGATGCATTAGCTGAAATTGCAGACTGCCACAACCGGCTACAGTCAGCAAAAGACAACTACGTGAATCCACCTGAACAAAATG ATCCTCCCTATACCATTATTTACTCCAAGGATAATCTAAAGGCaggcaaagaaaacacactgatCTGCTATATGACTGGATTCTACCCTCCTGCTGTTAAAGTAACATGGACAAAGAACAATGTGAATGTCACAGAAGGAATGACTCTGGGTCGCTATACCATTAACGATGATGGCACCTTTGCTGTGTTCTCTTCTCTGAGAATCACTCCAGAAGAAGGGGCCATCTACGCCTGCACTGTTGAGCACCAAGCTCTTCTCCAGCCCCAGACCAGAGAGTTGG atGTTGAGATAACCGAGCAACTTGTTGATAGCTCGTCATTGTTTTGTGGACTGGGTGTAATTCTAGGACTTCTGGGTATGGCTGTTGGTGCATTTTTCTTCAACAAATGA
- the LOC115804974 gene encoding LOW QUALITY PROTEIN: HLA class II histocompatibility antigen, DRB1-11 beta chain-like (The sequence of the model RefSeq protein was modified relative to this genomic sequence to represent the inferred CDS: substituted 1 base at 1 genomic stop codon) gives MCIFRQQWTQTIIITDFFSFSLFLIQITIXLTLFSLTEGYYTYRRVRCATWDTELLTGELIISDYFNKIEYLRYNSTLKKFTGYTEYGMSLEKKLNNDTNYLQGMYILLDTFCKHFGLEYHSHVKKSVQPEVKLRLIKQASGRHPAILMCSAYNFYPKAIKMTWLRDGKPVTSDVTSTEEMADGDWYYQTHFHLEYIPKSREKISCMVEHASFSKPMIYDWDPGLSGVEKKKIAAGACVLVLGMTVAGAGLINYRKKYKGQWELKYRKSDFEVQLKNSDVIRQNVGHIWVSSFTVQPEVKLRLIKQASGSHPAILMCSAYNFYPKAVKMTWLRNGKPVTSDVTSTEEKADGDWYYQTHFHLEYIPKSREKISCMVEHASFSKPMIYDWGKNTLTRLLR, from the exons ATGTGTATCTTTAGACAGCAGTGGACA CAAACGATCATTATAaccgattttttttctttttctttatttctcatacAGATTACCATCTAAttgacatt GTTCTCTTTAACAGAAGGGTATTATACATACCGGAGGGTACGGTGCGCTACCTGGGACACGGAACTGTTAACAGGGGAGTTAATTATTTCTGATTACTTCAACAAGATTGAATACTTAAGATATAACAGCACTCTGAAAAAGTTCACTGGATACACAGAATATGGAATGTCATTGGAAAAGAAGCTGAACAATGATACTAACTATCTGCAGGGGATGTATATTTTATTGGACACCTTCTGTAAACACTTTGGCCTTGAGTACCATTCGCATGTAAAAAAGAGCG TGCAGCCAGAGGTCAAGCTCAGATTAATCAAGCAGGCCAGTGGCAGACATCCTGCCATTTTAATGTGCAGTGCCTACAACTTCTACCCCAAAGCTATCAAAATGACCTGGTTAAGGGATGGTAAACCAGTGACCTCTGATGTGACCTCCACTGAGGAGATGGCTGATGGTGATTGGTACTACCAGACCCATTTTCACCTGGAGTACATCCCCAAATCAAGAGAGAAGATCTCTTGTATGGTGGAGCATGCCAGCTTCAGTAAACCCATGATATATGACTGGG ATCCTGGACTTTCTGgtgtggagaaaaagaagattgCTGCAGGAGCCTGTGTACTTGTATTGGGGATGACAGTAGCAGGTGCTGGGCTGATAAACtatagaaaaaaatacaaaggtcAGTGGGAACTGAAATATAGAAAATCGGACTTTGAGGTGCAGCTCAAAAACTCTGATGTAATAA GACAGAACGTAGGACACATTTGGGTATCTTCATTTACAG TGCAGCCAGAAGTCAAGCTCAGATTAATCAAGCAGGCCAGTGGCAGCCATCCTGCCATTTTAATGTGCAGTGCTTACAACTTCTACCCCAAAGCTGTCAAAATGACCTGGTTAAGGAATGGTAAACCAGTGACCTCTGATGTGACCTCCACTGAGGAGAAGGCTGATGGTGATTGGTACTACCAGACCCATTTTCACCTAGAGTACATCCCCAAATCAAGAGAGAAGATCTCTTGTATGGTGGAGCATGCCAGCTTCAGTAAACCCATGATATATGACTGGGGTAAGAATACTTTAACGCGATTGCTTAGGTGA